A genome region from Myxococcales bacterium includes the following:
- a CDS encoding aldo/keto reductase — MRQRPLGKTGLVTSELALGTWGLSGEAYGPVDEPDAEAVIARALDIGVTLFDTSDSYGGGRMEGLLGRLCKGRDDVVIVTKGGTDRRIDPPMKRFDEEFLRGSVERSLRRLGVEALGVYLLHCPSREALVGNGETPGALATLRTLRDEGKIRHVGVSCGSEDVLEQALEAGAEVVEVAYNVFHSGALTRKTGDIMVRRPGVLARSVLNYGVLAGLWTRDREFPDTDHRSQRWTRYELEHRISQLEALRFLVRGDVLTLRGAAVRFVLSSHVVSAAVLGPRTVTQLEELVRETGGGPRYLRDDDLARLYGELEKVGVST, encoded by the coding sequence GTGAGACAGCGTCCCCTGGGAAAGACAGGCCTCGTGACCTCGGAGCTCGCGCTGGGGACCTGGGGCCTCTCCGGCGAGGCCTACGGCCCGGTCGACGAGCCCGACGCGGAGGCGGTCATCGCCCGCGCCCTCGACATCGGCGTCACGCTCTTCGACACCTCGGACTCGTACGGTGGCGGGCGCATGGAGGGGCTGCTCGGCCGCCTCTGCAAGGGCCGCGACGACGTCGTCATCGTCACCAAGGGCGGCACCGATCGCCGCATCGATCCGCCGATGAAGCGCTTCGACGAAGAGTTCCTGCGCGGCTCGGTGGAGCGCTCGCTGCGCCGACTCGGGGTCGAGGCCCTCGGCGTGTACCTGCTCCACTGCCCGAGCCGCGAGGCGCTCGTCGGCAACGGCGAGACCCCGGGCGCGCTCGCGACGCTGCGGACCCTCCGGGACGAGGGCAAGATCCGGCACGTGGGCGTCTCGTGCGGCAGCGAAGACGTGCTCGAGCAGGCGCTCGAAGCGGGCGCCGAGGTCGTCGAGGTCGCCTACAACGTGTTCCACTCCGGAGCGCTCACCCGGAAGACCGGCGACATCATGGTGCGTCGGCCCGGCGTCCTCGCGCGCTCGGTGCTGAACTACGGCGTCCTCGCCGGCCTCTGGACCCGCGACCGCGAGTTCCCCGACACAGACCACCGCTCGCAGCGCTGGACCCGCTACGAGCTCGAGCACCGCATAAGCCAGCTCGAGGCGCTGCGGTTCCTCGTGCGCGGCGACGTGCTCACGCTGCGGGGCGCCGCCGTGCGCTTCGTGCTCTCGAGCCACGTCGTCTCCGCCGCGGTGCTCGGGCCGCGCACGGTCACGCAGCTCGAGGAGCTCGTGCGCGAGACCGGCGGCGGCCCGCGTTATCTCCGCGACGACGACCTCGCGCGGCTCTACGGCGAGCTCGAGAAGGTGGGGGTGTCGACGTGA
- a CDS encoding FAD-binding oxidoreductase, with translation MRDSADTVIVGAGIMGLSIAYHLAKLGHTNVTVLDKGYLCGGASGRNGGGVRAQWSSEANVRLMRESISMCRDFAGEMKINVWLRQGGYLFLVRSEERRRALEASCKVQNECGLSSRMLTPREARKLVPELDTDGLVAASYNPDDGVVFPWPFVWGFANAAQKLGVEIATFTEVTGFETEGRELRGVRVQRRSPDGGAVVGGAVDERALIRTRRVVNACGAWSPALAAMLGVRLPNKPHRHEICSTEPLKPWLKPLVADLTDGLYFSQSTRGEIVGGIGLERVPEGVDQRSSFAFLGHYARSLVRACPVLGDVKVLRQWAGCYDLTPDQNPIVGYVDDVDGFYQASGFMGHGFMMAPVMGKRIAAHVVTGDSSPLIERWNLRRFAEGRLLSESMIIG, from the coding sequence GTGAGAGACTCCGCCGACACGGTCATCGTGGGGGCGGGCATCATGGGCCTGTCGATCGCGTACCACCTCGCGAAGCTCGGCCACACGAACGTGACCGTGCTCGACAAGGGCTACCTCTGCGGCGGCGCGAGCGGGCGGAACGGCGGCGGCGTGCGCGCCCAGTGGTCGAGCGAGGCGAACGTGCGCCTCATGCGCGAGAGCATCTCGATGTGCCGCGATTTCGCGGGCGAGATGAAGATCAACGTCTGGCTCCGCCAGGGGGGCTATCTCTTCCTCGTGCGCTCGGAGGAGCGTCGTCGCGCGCTCGAGGCGAGCTGCAAGGTGCAGAACGAGTGCGGACTCTCGAGCCGAATGTTGACCCCGCGCGAGGCGCGCAAGCTCGTGCCCGAGCTCGACACCGACGGCCTCGTCGCGGCGAGCTACAACCCCGACGACGGCGTGGTGTTTCCGTGGCCGTTCGTGTGGGGGTTCGCGAACGCCGCGCAGAAGCTCGGGGTCGAGATCGCGACGTTCACCGAGGTGACGGGCTTCGAGACCGAGGGTCGCGAGCTGCGAGGCGTCCGCGTGCAGCGCCGCTCACCCGACGGGGGCGCGGTCGTCGGCGGGGCGGTCGACGAGCGCGCGCTCATCCGCACGCGGCGGGTCGTGAACGCCTGCGGCGCGTGGTCGCCCGCGCTCGCGGCGATGCTCGGCGTGCGCCTGCCCAACAAGCCCCATCGTCACGAGATCTGTTCGACCGAGCCGCTCAAGCCTTGGCTCAAGCCGCTCGTGGCCGACCTCACCGACGGGCTCTACTTCAGCCAGTCGACCCGCGGCGAGATCGTGGGCGGCATCGGCCTCGAGCGCGTGCCCGAGGGCGTCGACCAGCGGAGCTCGTTCGCGTTCCTTGGCCACTACGCGCGGTCGCTCGTGCGCGCGTGCCCCGTGCTCGGCGACGTGAAGGTGCTGCGCCAGTGGGCGGGGTGCTACGATCTCACGCCCGACCAGAACCCGATCGTCGGCTACGTGGACGACGTCGACGGCTTCTACCAAGCCTCGGGCTTCATGGGCCACGGGTTCATGATGGCGCCCGTCATGGGCAAACGCATCGCCGCCCATGTGGTCACGGGGGACTCGTCGCCCCTCATCGAGCGCTGGAACTTGCGGCGCTTCGCCGAGGGGCGGCTCCTCAGTGAGTCGATGATCATCGGCTGA
- a CDS encoding 3'(2'),5'-bisphosphate nucleotidase CysQ has product MSAPRSLASARALAEAMLGAALGAAEIVNRIYHEADRGVTFKVGDDPVTRADHEANAFLLDALGRIAPGVVLVAEESDPASYAGYAEADAAFFIDPLDGTREFVAKNGEFCVMVGFAEAGRATVGVVACPSWAEAFLGASLGEGAERGFAERALPGGRREPIHVSSTESLGDARGLISRSHKSAATDAVLARLGAKELVPYGSAGLKALQVATGAFDFYAHPGPSGMLWDSCAPEAIVRGAGGLLTDAAGVAIDYRRPTLANERGVLAAGLALHGRGVEVLAPFVPGASPSRACRSAPS; this is encoded by the coding sequence GTGAGCGCGCCTCGCTCGCTGGCGTCGGCGCGGGCGCTCGCCGAGGCGATGCTCGGCGCCGCGCTCGGCGCCGCAGAGATAGTCAATAGAATTTACCATGAGGCCGATCGGGGCGTGACCTTCAAGGTCGGCGACGACCCGGTCACGCGCGCCGACCACGAGGCGAACGCGTTCCTGCTCGACGCGCTCGGCCGGATCGCGCCGGGGGTCGTGCTCGTGGCCGAGGAGAGCGATCCCGCCTCGTACGCGGGCTACGCCGAGGCCGACGCGGCGTTCTTCATCGATCCGCTCGACGGCACGCGCGAGTTCGTCGCGAAGAACGGCGAGTTCTGCGTGATGGTGGGCTTCGCCGAGGCGGGGCGCGCCACGGTCGGCGTCGTCGCGTGCCCCTCGTGGGCCGAGGCCTTCCTCGGCGCGTCGCTCGGCGAGGGCGCTGAGCGCGGGTTCGCCGAGCGCGCGCTCCCCGGCGGCCGGCGCGAGCCAATTCATGTATCTTCCACAGAATCACTCGGCGACGCGCGCGGGCTCATCTCACGCTCCCACAAGAGCGCGGCGACCGACGCCGTGCTCGCGCGCCTGGGGGCGAAGGAGCTCGTGCCCTACGGGAGCGCGGGCCTGAAGGCCCTCCAGGTCGCGACGGGCGCGTTCGATTTCTACGCCCACCCGGGCCCCTCGGGCATGCTGTGGGACAGCTGCGCGCCGGAGGCGATCGTGCGCGGCGCGGGGGGGCTCCTCACCGACGCGGCGGGCGTCGCGATCGACTATCGCCGCCCCACCCTCGCGAACGAGCGCGGCGTCCTCGCGGCGGGGCTCGCGCTCCACGGGCGCGGCGTGGAGGTGCTCGCGCCCTTCGTGCCGGGAGCGTCGCCCTCACGGGCGTGTCGGAGCGCGCCCTCGTGA
- a CDS encoding ester cyclase encodes MRHSASSSLALVLLLGLASAGSAACGSDPPPPPKAPVPTAATVDMPPPPAPKVEEPVKAEPPKPTLAELQAKAIAGYLEAMNSHDAAKLGALYTDDAEWKMAGTPPTKGRATIEAEVAKFFAFAPDVKLAPNLILSKGDVTVLQYAITGTNKGDMGPIKPTNKPIGWQAMHIAWWTPEGKIREEHAYWDNGTMLSQMGISPRKAPAIPTLAASPQTVAASGSEAETKNVALLGTMYGAMEKKSATDFLSLTTDTSEWIDNTQPAPSKGKADAQKFFDNHMKAFPDAKMTVKSSWGIGDFVVTEAQMTGTNTGPLFGRPATKKAVTMDTADIVLLKDGKMVKGWSFANGMQVAEQLGMLPKHGGGKGHHEHGKGEHGKGAPKPAPKPAAPKKK; translated from the coding sequence ATGCGCCACTCCGCGTCCAGCTCTCTCGCTCTCGTGCTGCTGCTTGGCCTCGCCTCCGCCGGCTCCGCCGCGTGCGGCTCCGACCCGCCGCCCCCGCCGAAGGCCCCCGTGCCGACCGCGGCCACGGTGGACATGCCGCCCCCGCCCGCGCCGAAGGTGGAGGAGCCCGTGAAGGCGGAGCCGCCGAAGCCCACGCTCGCCGAGCTCCAGGCCAAGGCCATCGCGGGGTACCTCGAGGCGATGAACAGCCACGACGCGGCGAAGCTCGGCGCCCTCTACACCGACGACGCCGAGTGGAAGATGGCCGGCACGCCGCCCACCAAGGGCCGCGCCACGATCGAGGCGGAGGTCGCCAAGTTCTTCGCCTTCGCGCCCGACGTGAAGCTCGCGCCGAACCTCATTCTGTCGAAGGGCGACGTGACCGTGCTCCAGTACGCGATCACGGGCACCAACAAGGGCGACATGGGCCCCATCAAGCCCACGAACAAGCCCATCGGCTGGCAGGCCATGCACATCGCGTGGTGGACCCCCGAAGGCAAGATCCGCGAGGAGCACGCCTACTGGGACAACGGCACCATGCTGTCACAGATGGGCATCTCACCACGCAAGGCCCCCGCCATCCCGACGCTCGCCGCCTCGCCGCAGACCGTGGCCGCCTCGGGCAGCGAGGCCGAGACCAAGAACGTCGCGCTCCTCGGCACAATGTACGGCGCGATGGAGAAGAAGAGCGCGACCGACTTCCTCTCGCTCACGACCGACACCAGCGAGTGGATCGACAACACCCAGCCCGCGCCCTCCAAGGGCAAGGCGGACGCGCAGAAGTTCTTCGACAACCACATGAAGGCCTTCCCCGACGCGAAGATGACCGTGAAGTCCTCCTGGGGTATCGGCGACTTCGTGGTCACCGAGGCCCAGATGACCGGCACGAACACCGGCCCGCTCTTCGGGAGGCCCGCGACGAAGAAGGCCGTCACGATGGACACGGCCGACATCGTGCTCCTCAAGGACGGCAAGATGGTGAAGGGGTGGAGCTTCGCCAACGGCATGCAGGTCGCCGAGCAGCTCGGCATGCTCCCGAAGCACGGCGGCGGGAAGGGCCACCACGAGCACGGCAAAGGCGAGCACGGCAAGGGCGCGCCCAAGCCTGCCCCCAAGCCCGCTGCCCCCAAGAAGAAGTAA